A window of the Tripterygium wilfordii isolate XIE 37 chromosome 12, ASM1340144v1, whole genome shotgun sequence genome harbors these coding sequences:
- the LOC120011595 gene encoding AP2-like ethylene-responsive transcription factor At1g16060, producing MGKISQKNTANPKTTKVKRTRKSVPRDSPPGRSSIYRGVTRHRWTGRYEAHLWDKNCWNESQNKKGRQVYLGAYDDEEASARAYDLAALKYWGKDTVLNFPSSNYQEELKEMEGQSKEEYIGSLRRKSSGFSRGVSKYRGVARHHHNGRWEARIGRVFGNKYLYLGTYATQEEAATAYDMAAIEYRGLNAVTNFDLSRYIKWLRPDNQTKLNSDGHQEITNGDVNRSAKPNDDGLAFTLLPLNQNPNSTETAQQLPPRPTGGGGGSASSALGLLLQSSKYKEMLEKTSAADSPSTPPESDQPRRSFPEDIQTYFDCHDSGNYTEGDDIFLGDLNSFTSPTFRFELDA from the exons ATGGGGAAGATCTCACAGAAAAACACTGCAaacccaaaaacaacaaaggtAAAACGGACTCGAAAAAGTGTGCCCAGAGACTCTCCTCCCGGACGCAGCTCCATTTACAGAGGAGTCACAAG GCATCGATGGACGGGTCGCTATGAGGCTCATTTGTGGGATAAGAATTGCTGGAATGAGTCACAGAACAAGAAAGGAAGACAAG TATATCTTG GTGcatatgatgatgaagaagcttCTGCACGTGCGTACGACTTGGCAGCATTGAAGTACTGGGGAAAGGACACTGTCCTCAATTTTCca TCATCAAATTATCAAGAAGAACTTAAAGAGATGGAAGGTCAGTCCAAGGAAGAATATATTGGATCTTTGAGGAG AAAAAGTAGTGGATTTTCTCGCGGGGTCTCGAAATATAGAGGAGTAGCAAG ACATCATCATAATGGGAGATGGGAAGCTCGCATTGGGAGAGTTTTTGGGAACAAGTATCTCTACCTTGGAACATATG CTACCCAGGAAGAAGCAGCCACAGCATATGACATGGCAGCGATAGAGTACCGGGGACTTAACGCCGTCACGAACTTTGACTTGAGCCGTTACATAAAATGGTTACGCCCCGATAACCAAACGAAACTTAACAGTGACGGCCACCAAGAAATTACTAACGGAGACGTTAATCGGTCCGCAAAACCTAACGACGATGGACTTGCTTTTACCTTATTGCCCCTCAACCAAAACCCCAATTCTACCGAAACAGCCCAGCAGCTTCCACCAAGACCAACCGGCGGGGGCGGAGGATCCGCCTCATCGGCGCTAGGCCTTCTCCTGCAATCCTCGAAATACAAGGAAATGCTTGAGAAGACATCGGCGGCTGACTCCCCATCAACACCGCCGGAGTCCGACCAGCCACGCCGGAGCTTCCCCGAGGACATCCAGACCTACTTTGATTGCCATGATTCCGGCAACTACACCGAAGGTGATGACATTTTTCTTGGTGATTTGAATTCGTTTACTTCGCCGACTTTTCGCTTTGAGCTTGATGCGTAG